The DNA window TACAGGCAAATGCACGGGAACGTTACCGTACGCACAGGTAAAACATAACGACCATCCAAACCTACGAATATTGCGATTGTGCACAACcgcacgcagcagcagcagtaagtGGTGGCTAGTAATGCTTGTCTTCTCGTGCACAGTGTGAACTCGGCGTTCAACAATCTGCGCCAGCTGATACCGACGGAACCGCACAATCGAAAGCTTTCCAAGATTGAAACGTTACGACTAGCGAAAAGCTACATCTCGCACCTGATCGCGGTACTCGTTACCGGCAACAGTCAACGACCGTGCGTCGACACGATCAACCAACGGCAGGAGGTGGAGGAGGACGAAGCGACCTCCATCAATCACGGGCAGGACGATTCGGATGCGTCCTCACCCATTTCCTCACCTTACCGTCAATCAATCTGCACGTTTTGTGTAACGTTCGACAAGTGTTAAACTACCCGTGTCGTTTGCCAACATGTCCGCACGTTGCGCTTGTACAATGGTTCCCTTTCTCGACTACAGTAAAAGCACCAAAAAGCCATATACCGACGCACATTTTATTAGACTTTAAGGAAAAGTTAAAGACAcgcgaacacacacaaagctTTATCAACGTAACATGCCTATAAGTATTGCGTCAAGTAGTGAAATGTCGGTTTCCTCTGTTCTAGTGTAAGATTGCGGTATGTTTAATGTCAACGACCACAAGAagaaagtgtaaaataaaGTCTTAAAATATAAAGGTGCGAACTCGTTACAGTATACCATCCTGGTTTGAAATTATTCAGAGCCacatggacaaaaaaaaggaaatcgtacTGGTtgacaagaaaaaataatagcgAATTGTACTTTGCTAGAATATGATTTGTTAAATAGCGTACTACGTACTCTTAACCACTACGGTATTCCCGGATCTTTGCGTCATTTTGTAGAgatgtaaagaaaacaaacccctCCCCgaattaaaacaattcatgTGGAAATCGTACGCCTCAGTTTGTTACACTGCCGCTGCCGAGCGATTTCATCAGCTGGTAGCATTGCTGCAGTCGCTTcttatcgccaatcttttcgAGCGTTTTAGCTGCTTCCTCCAGCATGCCGGCCCGTTCACCGGGCGACGACAGACAGGGCGCGGGCAGATGCTTACAGGCGACGTACAGTGCGGCAGCCCGCTCACGTCCACCTTCGAGCTGGGCCGATCGATCCTTGCCGCAGATAAGCGACGAACGGGAATTGCGCTGCCGGAGGCTACGATCCAGCAGCTGCTGGGTCGGTCCGGGTGCAGCACCGGCCATCAATCGGCAGACCGCTTCGTACAAAAACACGCGCGACTGTGCATTCTgacaaatcaaagaaaaaaagaacaaaaagcaaaagatatattttaattgagCTGCGATAGACGACGAACCCcctcgttttgttgttgtaaaaaccTACCGGGAATTTGCTCGTTACCAACCGTAGCAGATTCAAATCGGCCTGGAAGGCGGCCAATATTTTCCCCGGTACTGTCTGGTGCGTTTGCTGGTTGTAACGCATATCCTTCTCAATCTCCCACAGTGCGGTACGGGCTTCCAGCAACCAGTCACATACGAGCAGTTGTGATAGCTAAAGTGTGAAAAGAGAATCAAATGTAACTTTCAGTGCTAAATACGCTTCCGCAATAGGCACTGCAcgatacagcaaaaaaacaaaacaaaacacggacTTCCGCCGCTGGTAATGTCCGCTCGGTTTAGAAGCTGACACATTCGGGTTGCATTGCAGAAGTACTGCACCTCTTGCCAACACGGTAAGTGCAATGCAACTACAATGCACCCGAAGGTGGGACCTGGGGGAATTGATCATCTACGGGACGCAGACTGTGGACTGGATGGATGCCATTTGGAGGAAGTTATTCATCTTATAGTAACCGAAACTACAATTAACACGGAATAAACTTAATACACTTTGACCATCTTCTAGAGAGGAACCTAAGCTGTTGACGCAAAAATTCATGAACTTGGTATGAATTTAAACTTCCAGcctttttgtttctcattTCTTAAAATGCCTACTGAAAATTATTAATAGCTTTTAGGATAATGAATCCTTTTTATCATTCAAATTCAAAGCATACTgttaaacaattaattaataaaagatgcattctttaaaacctaaaaTAATAcctaaaacaatataaaaaacacacaattcaatagattttccacaaattccaattataaaaatagatCAAAACTAGTATAAATCAAATTATCTACAGGATTTATTGGgtcattttgaaaatgattattgcaataataaagaaatagaagagttaaacatttgttaaaaaccCTTTACCGCaaggaaaaatattgttaa is part of the Anopheles funestus chromosome X, idAnoFuneDA-416_04, whole genome shotgun sequence genome and encodes:
- the LOC125765026 gene encoding basic helix-loop-helix transcription factor scleraxis-like isoform X1; this translates as MSRNRRSTSTSGESGKDPALSFDQRLQANARERYRTHSNACLLVHSVNSAFNNLRQLIPTEPHNRKLSKIETLRLAKSYISHLIAVLVTGNSQRPCVDTINQRQEVEEDEATSINHGQDDSDASSPISSPYRQSICTFCVTFDKC
- the LOC125765026 gene encoding basic helix-loop-helix transcription factor scleraxis-like isoform X2 — encoded protein: MSRNRRSTSTSGESGKDPALSFDQRLQANARERYRTHSVNSAFNNLRQLIPTEPHNRKLSKIETLRLAKSYISHLIAVLVTGNSQRPCVDTINQRQEVEEDEATSINHGQDDSDASSPISSPYRQSICTFCVTFDKC